GCGCGAGTTATCATGGGATCCCCTTGTCCTAGCTGATGGACGACTCCAGCAAATGCTCGCCGACTTGCGCACGATTCCGCATGTGAAGCTGATTCGTTTTGACACAAAGATGATAGCCGTCAACCCCTACCGTGTTACAGAGGCTTTTCTTCAGATGGTTCGGCAATACAAGCCGGTTTATATGAATCTTCACTTTGTCCATCCCTACGAACTTAACGATGACGTGCGGGATGCATGTGAGCGCCTTGCTGACGCTGGCGTCTGTCTCGGTTCGCATACACCGCTCCTCGGCGGGGTGAACGACGAAGTTGAAATTCTGCGCGATCTCTTTCTTGGCCTTATCGAGGTAAGGGTCAGGCCGTACTACCTTATTCATTACATTCCTACTGAGTTTACGGCTCATTTCCGGGCATCTCTGGAAAAGGGGCGCGCAATCATAAAGGGTCTTTGGGGCCATGTCTCGGGGTTAGCTAACCCAACCTACATCGTGTACCTGCCGAGGGGTTGTGGGAAGGTAATGTATATGCCAGACTATCTTCTGGAACGTGATCCAGACGGCTACTGGTTTGAAACGTTCGAGGGTGGTGTTGCGGTCTACCCCATGAAGGTTGATGACGAGAGGTAGGGATCGATGGTGACTTATGAGGATCGAGCATGGAATTTTCTTTCTCAGGTAGTAGTCGAAATCGTTAAGGAAACCCATGTTCGTGTGCTTTTTAATCGAGTTTTGTTTTCTAATGAAGAAGGGAGTTGCGGAGGTGGGGACCCGTCTAGCTTTCGCCTGTGCTACGAGGGGACTGACGAGCTCTTCGAGGCGGTCCTCAGGACACTTTATCCGGATCAGGATTTGCTCGTGGACGAAGAGCAGTTGAGGATTTCATTCACAAACAAGTGCGCTGGGCTTCCCCCGGTGTACGTTGGACAAACTTGGGAGCAGCTAAAAAACGCGATCAAGCAGGCAGGCGCTAACCGCAGTCGAACTGTTGCGTCTTTGTTTCGCCTGTCATGTGTCTACCAAGCTTCGTCGCTCGGCTTCGCTCCACAAGTCATTAACGTGGACGAGGCTGCGCGCTTCTTCGACGTAGCTTTGGTGCCGTCGCGGAAGATCTCTGACCTGGCAAAGGAACTGAGAAAGAAAGCCAAGAAAAAGAAAGCCAAGGAAGAGGATTGGGAAGACCTTGTGGCATACGCGGCAATGCAAGTCCTCGAAGATGAGTATCTTAAGCTCTCTACAGAGGGGACGACCTCGGTGGTTTCGATTTTCCCGCTGAGCCCTCTTTGGAGAAAAAGCGGGTTCTTTTTTGTCTGGTACCCTTATGAGAAAGGCAACGATCAGGCCTTAAAGGAAGCTCTACGGAAGATGGAGGATGCGGAGCGCTACCTTCGAAAACTGCTGCCGCAGATGACGTCGGTGGTGGCCCTGCTTCTCGGAGGGGAAATTTTTGAGGAAACGAAGGCCACCGACCAAGCAGAGGGCGTGGTCGAGCGGGTGCTCCCGTCCCGGCGCTCCATTGAGCCAGGGGGGGCTTAAAGTCCGCTGTTAAGGAAATGAAGGACGGTTTGAAACAGCTCGCGGAGTCGGTGATTCAAACCAAGAAAGAACTCGAACGGAGACGGAAGCAAACGGCAAGGGCTGCGATTATGTCCCGCAACATGTCGCATAATCTCGGGAGTCACGCGTTGGCCAGAATCCACGCGGGGACATTGGCGGGGCCGGCCAGCGGTCGCGCCGGCGGCGCCCACGATGGTGAGCGTCTGCTGCAATACATGCAGGAGCGTATGGATTTTTTGGCACGGGTGGCTACGGAATGGCCAACGTGGCAGGAGCCAGAACTTTTCTTTGCCGACCTTCTGCGCGGCTTTTTAAAACAAGGACTACTGCTCGACAACCTGGTAGCCGACGAGGGCTTTGAGGCTAGCAAGGTGACATTTAGGGTTAAAGGGCCAGCGGACGCGGCCTTCGTGGAGACAACGTGGCGCGCTGCGGCAAAAAATTCGAACGGGGCAGCAGCCACATCAACGGAGGAAGATGAGTTCTCAGAATTTAGCCTCGGAGACGGGTACCAAGATTGCCTGGTTGCCATCCCGGGTGGGCGGGTAGGGCGCCAGGCGTTTTACGGCTTTCTGGAAAACGCCATTCGCAACGCCGCGAAGCACAACTCAGGTAACAACTTGGAGGTCACGCTGCAGGTGGAAGAGGACAAAAACAACAAGAGGTTCTACACGGTAACCTACCAGGACAACCTCAGCCCTGGTAGGGTCGCCACTGAAATCCAGAAGCACTTGGAGAGGGACCTGATTGACGAGAAGGGCGAGCTCGTGGCGGAAGGGTGGGGAATTCAAGAGATGAAGGTGTACGCGCAGTACCTGGCTCACCCGCACAGCGAGTGGCAAGCGCCGGAATGCCCAAGAGTGTTGCCTGGACCTCTCGGTGCTAAAGCGCAAGACCCGCTTGTCAACGGTGGCGGAGCACGCGGGCAACTCCTTACCTACATCTTTGGGCTGCAGCGCCCCTGCCTGGCGTTGGTGCCTGAAACCCTTGTGAACGACAAAGAGGCCGCCGAGCTTGCGCGTTACGGCATCGAAACCTTTCAAGTTAACGGGTCCCTCCAGGATCTCCGCCAGCTCGTGCAGCAACGCTCCCCGGGGCTTATTTACCTGGAGGCGCCGAGCGGAAACAACCAAAGGCAAGAACTGCTAGAGGAGCTCAAAGCCAACCGCCTGTGGCTGCCGGCGCGCATCCTGCTCCGCCCACCACAAAATAATGCGGATCAGCTCTTCAACGAATTGAAGACAGTGGGCCTTGCCCATCGCGTGCGGGTGGACTACGAATCGCAGTCGCCGGCGGATGTTCTCCGACAAAGCAACACCAACAGTTGCAAACCGGAGCCGCGCCTGATCATCGAGCTTTACCGCCGGTGGCTCGTTGCCTTTGCCAAGGAGCGTGGCTATCAGCGGCCTTTTAACCTCGTGATCTACTTCGATCGGGACGACGACACGTTCCCAAGGCGATGGGCTGAGCTCAAGGCCCACGCGGAAGAGTGCGGCATTGGAACTGAAAACTTTATTCGGGTCTATCCTGTCCACAAAAAACAGACAAACGGGAGAGTCCCTAACCCAGCAAGCCTTAGCGCATGGAAGGTGGCACGGGAATTCGCTCGTCCACCGGGGAGCTCAACACTAGAGTGGGGTGAACTTTGCGCACGCGCTGGTGAGGGCTCTGGTCAACCAGGCACCTGGCTCTTGTTCGATAACCACGGCAAGGGCATGCCGAGTGGCTTGGACGAGAGCAACCGGTGCTTTTACCAGCACATCGGTAGCCTGAAGGACTTCCAGAATAACCGTGAGGCCTTCGATCGCCTTGCGAACGTTCCTACAGGTTTTACTGGCGTGCTGTTTTTGCTTCAACTCATCGAAAGCTGCCTGTTGAAGGTGCTGGTGCTGGACGAGCGGGTGGCGAGCGTGTTTTTGACCGTAGCGAACGACGAAATCGATTTCAAAGGGGGAAAGTTGCTTTGGTATTCCATGCACTGGAAAGCCGGACTGCGCTTGGCACCTGTTTTTCAATTGGGTGAAATGAGACTTTGCCACCTCAAGAGTTCGACAACGCCTACAAAGTTCAGAGGTAAGGATGAACTTCCGAGTTTAGAATTCGCTGTTGGAGAGAATGGCAATGTAGAGGTGCGCTCGTGCACTGTCATTGGTAAGGACGGCTGGTGTTCTTCTTTGGAATTGGCAAATGGTCCGCCCTGTGACGTCGTGGTGATTCACCGGGGGCTTATGGAGTCTCTGGCCGCGGTGGTGGGCGGCAACGAGCAGTTTTTCAGCAATTTCCTCGATGCTCTTCACCGTGTCGCAGCCCGCGTGATCGTGACGTCCGGGCGAGGAGCCCAGGTGAAAGGTCCGTACGGCCAGTATCCCTTCGTCGAGTACTCGACGCTCGAGGCTACCATCGTGCGGGAACTCTCCAAACCGAGCCTGGGCAGCGTGCTCATGGCCGTTAGCGGGAGGTGATCGCATGGCACCGCGTGTCTTGCTGATCGTGACGAGAGTGGCAGGTTTGGATGTCGATAAGGATCTACTGAGGACTTGGGGGGTAGACCCAGAAAATACGGGCCCGTGGTATTTCGACGAACGGGGCACGGGGAGCACTGACCTCCCGAAGGATGGTCTGGCAGTCGTAATCCTTCGAGGTGATTCTCAGATTAACGCAGGGGTTGACGTAGGGACGAGAATCAAAAATGCCGTTAAAGATACCGGGGTTGACGATATCTGCCTCTTTGTGCATCCTGGAGGCGCAGCGATGTCAGCTGCCGAGTTTGTGGGTTCCCAGTGGCCAGAAAGTGACCCGTGGAGAAGAGTATGCGCGCGCGACTTTTCGACCGTCGGCGATGGCGCTGCGGTTCGAAACTCCTTGATTGAGCTCGGAACGTACGCGAACGGCAGAAATCAGCACAGCTTCCGACAGCTTCTTAACGTTATCCTCGCTGCGTGCCAAAATAACCCTATGGATAAGTCTCTGCAGGCAGTTCTCGGGGACCCGGAGCAGCGGAAGAAACGGGGACTACCTCGGAAAGCTCCGACCGCGGCGCCCGCCGACCCCATTGCAACAATTATCCACGACGTGGTGTCGGGCTTTGATGCGGTGCTTTTAGACCTTCAAACCGCCCAGGAAAACCCTGAGTCTTGGACCGAAGAAGTCAAGAACGAGGCCAGAAAGAACATCGAAACTGCTCTGGCTCGCCTGCGGTTTCTTGCGGGTGGAGGGGTGAATCCCACAGAAGACGTTAGGGCCTGGGCGGAGAGGCGTGGGTGGCCGCAGGAGGGCAGCCCTCTGCTTAGCAGTGAGGAGGCTAAAACAAGCATCCAAAGCAGCCTCCAAGGCGTTGAGGGCATTCGTGCCAAGTTGTACGGGAGTGCCGCGGCGAATTGGCCCAAGGAGCGCTTCGCGTCCGTTCATTCCGAGCTGAAAGGCTGGGTTGATGAGTTGGTCTCTTCGCTCGAGCGATCGAGAAGAGGCAAAAGAGAACAGACGCAAGGATGACCTTATGCCCAAGCTGGCGTTTGTCCTTTTTCAGTCCGAGGCTCTGCCTCTTGCCCGTGCTGCACAAGCTTGGTTGATTAACGGCTGGGGGGCGCAGAAAAAGGATGTGTGCTGCCGGACGATCAAACCCCTCGATCGGCTCGCTACCGACGAAAGGCCACGTTGGGTAGCGGCTCAGTTCCGGGATTTGGCCGGTTGGATCGAGAGAGAGGCGGATCAACGCGGTGGACCGGCAGTCTTGCGCGACGCCGTCGGCCTCGTGGACTTTTACGATGCAAGCTGCGCAACGCTGCAGGCCGGCACGGCTCAAATAATTGGCCAAGAAACTCCGATGGTGGCGTTGGCTTCCCTCCTGATCCTGGTCTTTCCCGAGATTCACTGGCTCCCGTACGTCCCCCACGTGCCTGATTCGCATTTTCTCGGCGCTCTTGGCTCGAAACGGTGGCCCGATGCGTTGTCCAGGGTTGCCGGGCGAAACAGCTCAAGATTCCCGGCGCTTTTTGACCCCTCCGGATTACGGGAAACCATCCGCGATTGGCTACGCAACGAGCCGGAAGCTCAAGGCTCTTGCGACCATTTGCCCCGCCGCAGGCTCCTGGCGGCAGCCGTTGACGAAGAGGAAGCGTACGCCGCCTTTAACGCGTTCGTGGCGTATCGGTTCGGCTATCGCTCGCTGATGATCACGAGCGAGTCTCTCCTACGCGCCACGCTGGGAAAAGGAGGAGGTTTCGAGCCGAACCTCACGTTCGAGGATCTCTATCTTGGCTTTCCAGACCGTTCGGGGGGACATCTCTCCGCTCTCGAAAAGCGGGACGAGAGCTTCCAGGGGCTGGAGGGTGCACGACGGCGGGTTTTTGTTACGGTGGGTCACACACGAGGTACCACCCGCAAGGAAATAGCCCAACGCAATCGCCAGTACCTGCGCGCCTCGGGGTTCGACTACGCTTTCCTGATTAAACCGCTACCCGGTCTCCACCGTACGTGGGCAAAAGCACAGCGTCCCGTACGCGCCCGGAAGCTATCGCCCGAGCTTCCATTCTGCTGGCCGCCCGAGGCGAAAGCAGCGGATGAACCGCAAGGCCACAGCTCCCCAGGACGATTGTTGTCCGTGGCCGAAATTCTCATCGCTCGCGCTGCGAAACTCCTTGGCGCTTCTAATCTCACGGTTGTTGATGCCATTCACGCCGCCACCCTGGCGCTAGAGGCCAAGGAGCTCTTGGGTGGCAAAACGCCAACGGTTGCGTTAGACGCGATTTCCCTCCAACACGAAGGGGAGGTGGTTGCCGAAAGCCTTTTCCTTGGAGTTGAGTACAACCTAGACCTTAAAGACCGTTTTCGGGAAATAGAACAGGAAGTGAAAATGGTGGCGCGATGGTTCCACCCCAGGACCCGTCGCCGCTCTGAGCTGAATGCGCGGCTGACGATTATCGAGCGGCTTGCAAAGAGGTTTTCGGATTTGCACCAGGTGGAGGAGGAAATGGCATGCCTCGCCGAGGCTCGGCGGCTGCGCTTTGATTTCTGGGTGAGGGAGCGTTGGTACCGGTGGCCGTTGTGGCTGCTTTTGCGGTATGTGGCGTTTGCGCTTTCTTCGTTGACGCGTTTCGTCGTTGCGGTTGTCGCGTGGATCTTTTTCTTTGGGGTTGTCCATTATCTCCTTCACATGACGCCGGAGTCCGCGGGGGGTGGCTTCGTCCATGCTCTCGCTTCCTCCGCGTATTTCTTTATGACCCTGCAACCCTGCGAGGGGATCAGCCATCGCACCGTTGTGGATGCCGTGCTCGCGTTTCAAGGGTGTGTGGCGTTCTTAAACCTTGGACTTTTGATCTCGCATCTTTATTTGACGGTTTCAAGGAGGTGAGTTATGCCAGACGCCGTCAATCGGGTGGCTAAAAGCGGGGCCACGAACAAGTCCCCAAGCCAAGCGGGGCCTCAGTCCGACTGGCCGCGGGTGAAGTATCTTGGCGGATGGGTCGGGGTCCTGGCGCTCATTGGCGTGCTGATCCTCGGGATCCTTGTGGCCGTGGTGGGAGCTAACTGGGCGTTGCATGAAAAGGAAGTGTTGCTGAAGTTTGCACTGTTTGCAGCCTTCTTTTTTTTGTTGGTTGGTTTTGGATTGTTACTCGTGTGGATCAGGAAAGACACCGCTAAAGATTCCCTTTGGGGACCGCTCGTGGCGCCAGAGGCCGTAGTGCGGATCGCTGCAACGGTGCTTCTTGTGGTTTTTGCCGCGTGGGAGCTGTCTATTTTTGGCCAACTGAGCCGCGGACAGGTTCTGACAAACTTGATCCCGGCCGCGGCGGGAGGACAGGAGGCGGTTCATGAGCCGACAGTCCAGGTTGCCGGAGCGGCGGGCCGAACAGTCAGCGTTGCAGCCGAGGCGAACCCGTCGTGGCCGGCCGCGGCTGTAACCATGGTTGCGATTGTTGGCCTTACGGCCGTGATCATTGTGACGCTACTTGCGATCCGCGGGGTCGCAGCTGGCGACGAATGGTAAGCTTGGAGGCCAGTGACGGCACCACGGCTTCTTCTCATTGACGACTCGGCTGAGTACGCAGCCTCCCTTACGAGGGCGCTTCGGAGTACGTACCGGGTGGAGACGGCGCAAAACGCCACCCAGGCCCTGGAACACCTTTCGCCCCCTCCAGACGCGATCCTGCTAGATCTTCGGCTGATTCCAGATAGCGACGATACGTCCGTTGCTCTGTCCCTACTTCAGGAGTTGCGTGAGAGGCTTCCCAATTCTCCGGTTTTAGTCATTACCGCATACGGTGACATCGATCAAGCCGTAGCGTGCATGCGCCTTGGCGCCGCTGATTTCATCGAGAAGGGTAAAGGGCTTAGCGAGCTAAGGGCGCGTATTGAAAAGGCACTGGCGCAAGCCAGGATGGCCACGCGGCTTCGTCAGCTCGAGGAAGAGCTTGCGATTGTGGAGCCGCGCCAGCTCATAGGGGAGTCGGCGGCATTGCGCGAGGTCAAAGAGATGATCGCGGCCGTTGCTCGCGACAGCCAGGTGACCGTATTGATCACCGGCGAAACCGGAACCGGCAAGGAACTGGTCGCTCGGGCCATTCACGCCAGTGGACCGAGGACGCAAGCTCCCTTCGTCCCCGTGGCAATCCCAACCCTGCCGCCCACCACAGTAGAGGCTGAACTTTTCGGCTATGAGCCAGGAGCATTTACTGATGCAAAACGGAGACATCTGGGCTTCATTGAACGAGCTCGTGGAGGGGTGCTGTTCCTGGATGAAGTGGGTGAACTACCGCCGGAAACTCAGGTGAAGTTGCTGCGCTTTCTGGAGGAACGCACGATAAGCCGCCTTGGGGGAAGCGAGGAAATCCATGTGGATGTGCAGGTTATCGCTGCCACCAACGTGAATCTTGGAACCGCGATCCGTCAGGGGCAATTCCGAGAGGACCTTTACTACCGTCTTAAGGTCTGCGAAATTCATTTGCCGCCTTTGCGGGAGCGACGCGAGGATATTCCTTTGATGGTGGAGCACTTCTTAACTACCCTTAGAGCAAAGGGACATGCCCTTACTGGTTTAAGCGCCGAGGCGCAAGCAGCCCTTGAGCGTTATGACTGGCCGGGGAACGTTCGGGAGCTGCGTAACGTGCTAGAAGCGGCGATGCTAAAAGCGAGTCTTCGGCGCCATGAGCGGATCGAGCTGGAAGATTTGCCTCTCGACGTGGTCACGGGGGCGTCGGGAAGACTTGAGGGTCAAACGAAACCGGCGGCTCTTACAAAGAGCAGTCGTGGGCCACGCCCCCTCGAGGAGGTTCTTGCCGAAGCCGAGCTTGCCGAAGTCGAACGCGCTCTTTCAGCTTGCGGGGGGAAGAAAAGTGAAGCCTGGAGGCTCCTCGGTCTCAACGACCGTTTCGTGTTGACGCGGCGTGTGCGACGCTTGCTAGAACGCTTCCCTCAGCTTGCGGCGCATTTTGAGCAGGTTCAAAGAGCCTTTCGCCCCCGAAACAAGGGCGAGAAACGTTAAAAGCGTTACATTCTGTGGCCCGGCGAAATCTTGGGGTTCTGTAAAGGGCAGCGAATAGGCCCGCCTCGCAAATTGGACTCTTGATGTTGGCAACGGAGGTCTGGGTTGAAAAGCTCCCTGGACCAGATCGGCGTTTATGACCATCGCCAAGCTGCCCAGTCGTTAGGAGTTGGAAGATTGCTGGGCGAAATTCACCGCAGCAAAGGCCTGAACCGTCTCACTGGTTAGCTGGGCTGTCCCGGGGCCATCGCATTCGAACCTGTTTGGTTCTAACGAATTTTCTCCGCGTAAAGAAGAATAGCAGCTTTCATCGCCAGGAGCAGGTCATCCCTGTGAATGTCATCTATCTTACCGGTCGGTACGTCGTGGAAATTAAGTTGCTTCGCAGCTGTCGTAAGCGTTTCCTTCAGGTTAGAAAAATTGCCTGCAAAACCATTAAGGTAGGTGCGCCAAAGGTCGTTCACCTTGGCCTGCACTTTTTCGTTTGAGAAGTAAACCGAAAGCACTTGGCCCATATTCCAGACCTCTCCAAGCACAACGGGACCGGCTGCTTGCCCCGTATCCACAACGAAAGAATCACTCTTGGTTGGGTCATTGGATGTTTGAACGGCAAGGAGTTTCATTGCGTAAACCAGTGCGAGGTTGGTGAACGCTTCTTCATTGCGCAAATACGCGACCACCGTGGGGTCCAAGGGGCGAATTGGGTTGAGGAACCCTTGTGAGAACAGCCATCCCTCGATTTGCGCCGCTAGCCTCTCTTCCGGGCAAACCGCTGGTTGGATATAGTCTCTTCGCTGGGCGAGATCATTTAAATACTGCCGATAGTTCGTGTGGCACGTGGATTGGTATCCCCACTTGTTGATGTCAATGTAGTATTCCGACTGGACGCGGATGATCTCCTTGCGAAGTGCCGGGTTGTCATTGATTCCGCCTCTTTTGTTGAGCTCATCGCGAAAAGCTTGTGCAATCTGGGCAGCCAATGTGCCAGCCTCGGGGGAAAACTCAGAGAAACAAAATACCTGGCTTGGCCTTCCCACATCCGTATGGCTAAGCAAATGATTGGAGCGTTGAATTAAGAGGTTTACTCTGTCGGCGACATAGTCCTGAAGTGCTTGGGTTTGGTCCAGGTCCCGATGGTCCGGCAACCAGTTAAATTGAAAGTCATAGGCAAGGGCGTCCCATATGCCCATCTTCGCAAGAGGGTCTTTGAGCTGGTTTCTTGCATATTGAACCGGTTGGTCGGGAGAATGCCGATAAACGGTGAGCTCCTCAATTTTTCCCGTCTGTACGTGCCGGAGTCTCTGCTTCGCCAACTGCTGGTAAAGAGTTTCATCGAATCCCTCGACCTTGGGAAACTCGAGAAGTAACTCATAGGCTTCCACTTTTTCGCGAGGTGTCCAACCTGCTTGGCTGCTTGCCGGAGCGTAAAACCTCCACTTCATGTTGCTTAGCAAGCTCATGTGCATTTGCCCGATGGCGGGTTGTGTGCCACCGGTATTTCCAATAACCAGTTCCTGATAAATTTGGGCTTCGGCGCGGTCCTCTGGCATGGGGAAGTATGTGCGAACGGGTACCTTAGAAAACGTGTGACGGGCATTGTATAGGCCGTTCAGGCGATCGGAAAGGGCCTGGCGGCAATCACGGTCGAGGTACTTGAGCCATGCGTGCGTGGTTCGCCCAACCATTCGGTCAACGATCTCGACCAATTCATCCAGAGTATCCAACAGGTGAATGCACGAATTGAGCACAATGCGCCATATCTTCAGCTCCATGAAACGCTGATATTCGCCAAGGGTGTTTTTGTCACCCACGTATTGGCGTTGTAGGTCACCATCGACGTCCGACTGCTGCATCTTCTTCGCCAACTCATCCACAACCATCTTTTGATACCCTACAACATCTTGCCTCTGGTCAAACTGGTGGAGTGCGTTTTGGTAGGCAGCACGTAAGGCATCAATGTAGTGGTCAAGAGTGGAAAGAAAGTCGCCCAGGACGGCAAGGGAGTATGGCTTAACACTTAAGGGTATGGGTTCTCCAGTTGTGGGGTCGTAAAAAAGATTCTTGATACGGCTAATAAGCGAATCGGCAAAGGCAGAAGCAATTTTGTTGCTTGTCTCCTTGAGGAAGCCGTAAACCTGCTGGACCCTTGTGGAGTCCTCAGCGCCTATGTAGGCTTTGTCCTCTTTGTCGCAGTTGGTGATCACCTCGACGTTAGTTATGTTATTGTACCATTGATCTACGGGAACAACGTCAGCAAGGTTGAGTATGGGTGACCGTGGGAAGGAGTAGCTATCTCCGCCAACGGCAAAGTGCCTGATGAGCTCGAGCAGATCATTACGCCATTGTGGTTCACTCTTGATCGGAGGACGGGAGTAGATGTCGCGTCCTCGTTGGTTGAAAACAAGAAGCTCGGTAAATCTAATACCATTTAGCATTTCCTCTGCCATCTTCTTCCCTTCTTCGGCAGCAGCGGCCGGCGGCGTGATGAGCAGGTTGTAAAGCTCTACTCCGAAGCGTAAGGCCATGGTCTCGAGAAGATCCTTTTCGGGAAAGATAAAGGAGTGGATCCCAAAATCGGAGTAGCGCCTGGTGCTGGGCTGCACCGCCGTGCCGGGCTTATATGTTGCGATTATGCTTGCTGACCAGGGATCCTCGTTTTTGACTAAGGTCAAAAGAAAGTCGGCAGCGGCCGCACAGACGCCGTCGCGAGGAAGTGTGTTGGCGAGTTGGAAGCTAGCTCCCTGCCCGTCTATAAGGTAGCATAGGTCAAAAAGCTGGCTGTTATTGACACGAATGTTATCAGCATACTGGATATTGATTTCCCTGGTGGAGCCTGCTCCTTGGGCACGCATCAACTCCCGAAGGGCGGCGAAAGAGCGAGCATCGCGAGCGACCTGTTCGCTGGCTGTTGAAAAAACACGATCGTAGGAGTTAGGCATCAATATGATGCCGATAAAATGCTTGTTGACCCCTGGAAGGCTGTCTAATCGACTGCGAAGTAAATGGGCAACATCTAGCAGCATTCCGGCACCGGTACCCCCGGAGAAGGAACCGACCAAAAAAACGTTTATAGTTCCCTGCTGGGTGGCGGTATCTCCGGTGGCAAGCGCCATTTTGAGCAGGTTGGTTAATTTCGCATCGACGCCGGCGACCTCCTGGAAAAAGCCGACTCTGCCAGCCACTCGCACCATCCCGTAGCCATCCCGTGGGTCGATGTGATTTGCAGGGACTCGTTGTGCATCATGTTCGCTTAACCAAGTGTCAATAAAAGGCACGGGCTGCCCATTGGCACGCATTTGGATTGGAGTTACGGGCGATTGGGTGAACTGATAAAACTCTGGTGACCCCGGCGATGTGTCGATTTGAAAATCACCCGGGAGGATGTACTGGTCTCGTTCTGGACCGTCGAGAACAAGGGTATACACGCGTCCAGAAAAGGGGAATGTATCGGTTTGCAAGCGCTTCTTTACCCAATTGGCTACGCCCCTGCCACCACCTCCAACCCCTACGATGAGAAATGCTTGTGCCATGGTCCTTACCTCCGAGGTTTCTCAAGCATAGTAACGAACGATATGTTTTCCGATTCTAACCTCACCGCCGTCCGTGACATGCTTCCACAAGGGCACGCCCTTGTGAAAGAAACGGACGGTGACCCGGTCATTGCGTTTCGTGCCGTTTACGAACAGCCATCGCCCTTTGATGCCTGAATGAGCCTTGATGCGGATCAGCCGAAACTTGCGTCCAACCAAACGGAATGAAGCACATACATCT
This Thermoanaerobaculum aquaticum DNA region includes the following protein-coding sequences:
- a CDS encoding KamA family radical SAM protein; this translates as RELSWDPLVLADGRLQQMLADLRTIPHVKLIRFDTKMIAVNPYRVTEAFLQMVRQYKPVYMNLHFVHPYELNDDVRDACERLADAGVCLGSHTPLLGGVNDEVEILRDLFLGLIEVRVRPYYLIHYIPTEFTAHFRASLEKGRAIIKGLWGHVSGLANPTYIVYLPRGCGKVMYMPDYLLERDPDGYWFETFEGGVAVYPMKVDDER
- a CDS encoding sigma-54-dependent transcriptional regulator, with the translated sequence MTAPRLLLIDDSAEYAASLTRALRSTYRVETAQNATQALEHLSPPPDAILLDLRLIPDSDDTSVALSLLQELRERLPNSPVLVITAYGDIDQAVACMRLGAADFIEKGKGLSELRARIEKALAQARMATRLRQLEEELAIVEPRQLIGESAALREVKEMIAAVARDSQVTVLITGETGTGKELVARAIHASGPRTQAPFVPVAIPTLPPTTVEAELFGYEPGAFTDAKRRHLGFIERARGGVLFLDEVGELPPETQVKLLRFLEERTISRLGGSEEIHVDVQVIAATNVNLGTAIRQGQFREDLYYRLKVCEIHLPPLRERREDIPLMVEHFLTTLRAKGHALTGLSAEAQAALERYDWPGNVRELRNVLEAAMLKASLRRHERIELEDLPLDVVTGASGRLEGQTKPAALTKSSRGPRPLEEVLAEAELAEVERALSACGGKKSEAWRLLGLNDRFVLTRRVRRLLERFPQLAAHFEQVQRAFRPRNKGEKR
- a CDS encoding tubulin-like doman-containing protein — protein: MAQAFLIVGVGGGGRGVANWVKKRLQTDTFPFSGRVYTLVLDGPERDQYILPGDFQIDTSPGSPEFYQFTQSPVTPIQMRANGQPVPFIDTWLSEHDAQRVPANHIDPRDGYGMVRVAGRVGFFQEVAGVDAKLTNLLKMALATGDTATQQGTINVFLVGSFSGGTGAGMLLDVAHLLRSRLDSLPGVNKHFIGIILMPNSYDRVFSTASEQVARDARSFAALRELMRAQGAGSTREINIQYADNIRVNNSQLFDLCYLIDGQGASFQLANTLPRDGVCAAAADFLLTLVKNEDPWSASIIATYKPGTAVQPSTRRYSDFGIHSFIFPEKDLLETMALRFGVELYNLLITPPAAAAEEGKKMAEEMLNGIRFTELLVFNQRGRDIYSRPPIKSEPQWRNDLLELIRHFAVGGDSYSFPRSPILNLADVVPVDQWYNNITNVEVITNCDKEDKAYIGAEDSTRVQQVYGFLKETSNKIASAFADSLISRIKNLFYDPTTGEPIPLSVKPYSLAVLGDFLSTLDHYIDALRAAYQNALHQFDQRQDVVGYQKMVVDELAKKMQQSDVDGDLQRQYVGDKNTLGEYQRFMELKIWRIVLNSCIHLLDTLDELVEIVDRMVGRTTHAWLKYLDRDCRQALSDRLNGLYNARHTFSKVPVRTYFPMPEDRAEAQIYQELVIGNTGGTQPAIGQMHMSLLSNMKWRFYAPASSQAGWTPREKVEAYELLLEFPKVEGFDETLYQQLAKQRLRHVQTGKIEELTVYRHSPDQPVQYARNQLKDPLAKMGIWDALAYDFQFNWLPDHRDLDQTQALQDYVADRVNLLIQRSNHLLSHTDVGRPSQVFCFSEFSPEAGTLAAQIAQAFRDELNKRGGINDNPALRKEIIRVQSEYYIDINKWGYQSTCHTNYRQYLNDLAQRRDYIQPAVCPEERLAAQIEGWLFSQGFLNPIRPLDPTVVAYLRNEEAFTNLALVYAMKLLAVQTSNDPTKSDSFVVDTGQAAGPVVLGEVWNMGQVLSVYFSNEKVQAKVNDLWRTYLNGFAGNFSNLKETLTTAAKQLNFHDVPTGKIDDIHRDDLLLAMKAAILLYAEKIR